One stretch of Streptomyces sp. A2-16 DNA includes these proteins:
- the smc gene encoding chromosome segregation protein SMC, protein MHLKALTLRGFKSFASATTLRFEPGITCVVGPNGSGKSNVVDALSWVMGEQGAKSLRGGKMEDVIFAGTTGRPPLGRAEVSLTIDNSDGALPIEYAEVTITRIMFRNGGSEYQINGDTCRLLDIQELLSDSGIGREMHVIVGQGQLDSVLHADPTGRRAFIEEAAGVLKHRKRKEKALRKLDAMQANLARVQDLTDELRRQLKPLGRQAAVARRAAVIQADLRDARLRLLADDLVRLRQALQAEVADEAALKERKEAAEQELRKALQREGLLEDEVRQLTPRLQRAQQTWYELSQLAERVRGTISLADARVKSATSAPPEERRGRDPEDMEREAARIREQEAELEAALEAAEHALEDTVAHRSELERELVQEERRLKDVARAIADRREGLARLSGQVNAARSRAASAQAEIDRLAAARDEAEERAFAAQEEYEALKAEVDGLDAGDAELAEQHDAAKRRLTEAEAALTASREATTAAERRRAATQARHEALAMGLRRKDGTGALLGAKDRLTGLLGPAAELLTVAPGHEVALAAAFGAAADALAVTSPSAAAEAIRLLRKQDAGRASLLLAGAPESVSGGAGTCSTSHDGPADATHQHAADLVRAPQDLLPAVRRLLHGMVVVGTLEDAEDLVYANPHLTAVTAEGDLLGAHFAHGGSAGAPSLLEVQASVDEAAAELEELAIRCEELTEAQHTAVERRTAAAAQVEELGERRRAADREKSAVAQQLGRLSGQAKGAAGEAERSTAAATRAQDALEKALEEVEELAERLAVAEEMPVEEEPDTSVRDRLAADGANARQTEMEARLQVRTHEERVKGLAGRADSLDRAARAEREARARAEQRKARLRHEAAVAEAVASGARQLLAHVEVSLARADQERTAADAAKALRERELTAARNTGRDLKAELDKLTDSVHRGEVLGAEKRMRIEQLETKALEELGVEPAGLVEEYGPHQLVPPSLPAEGEELPEDPEHPRNQPKQFHRAEQEKRLKAAERAYQQLGKVNPLALEEFAALEERHKFLSEQLEDLRKTRADLLQVVKEVDERVEQVFTEAYRDTAREFEGVFSRLFPGGEGRLILTDPDNMLTTGVDVEARPPGKKVKRLSLLSGGERSLTAVALLVSIFKARPSPFYVMDEVEAALDDTNLQRLIRIMQELQEASQLIVITHQKRTMEVADALYGVSMQGDGVSKVISQRLR, encoded by the coding sequence GTGCACCTCAAGGCCCTGACCCTCCGAGGGTTCAAGTCGTTCGCCTCGGCGACCACACTCCGGTTCGAGCCGGGGATCACGTGTGTCGTGGGGCCCAACGGCTCGGGCAAGTCCAATGTGGTGGACGCGCTCAGCTGGGTCATGGGCGAGCAGGGCGCCAAGTCGCTGCGCGGCGGCAAGATGGAGGACGTCATCTTCGCCGGCACCACGGGGCGCCCCCCGCTGGGCCGTGCCGAGGTGTCCCTGACCATCGACAACTCCGACGGGGCCCTGCCCATCGAGTACGCCGAGGTCACCATCACGCGGATCATGTTCCGCAACGGCGGCAGCGAGTACCAGATCAACGGCGACACCTGCCGTCTCCTGGACATCCAGGAACTCCTGTCCGACTCCGGCATCGGCCGCGAGATGCACGTGATCGTCGGCCAGGGCCAGCTCGACTCCGTCCTGCACGCGGACCCGACGGGCCGCCGCGCCTTCATCGAGGAGGCCGCCGGCGTCCTCAAACACCGCAAGCGCAAGGAGAAGGCGCTGCGCAAGCTGGACGCGATGCAGGCCAACCTCGCGCGCGTGCAGGACCTCACCGACGAACTCCGGCGCCAGCTCAAGCCGCTCGGCCGGCAGGCGGCGGTCGCCCGCCGGGCCGCCGTCATCCAGGCCGACCTGCGCGACGCCCGCCTGCGGCTGCTCGCCGACGATCTCGTACGACTGCGACAGGCGCTCCAGGCCGAGGTCGCGGACGAGGCCGCGCTGAAGGAGCGCAAGGAGGCCGCCGAGCAGGAGCTGAGGAAGGCCCTCCAGCGGGAGGGCCTTCTGGAGGACGAGGTACGGCAGCTCACTCCCCGTCTCCAGCGCGCCCAGCAGACCTGGTACGAGCTCTCCCAGCTCGCCGAGCGGGTGCGCGGCACGATCTCGCTGGCCGACGCACGCGTGAAGAGCGCGACCTCGGCGCCGCCCGAGGAACGGCGGGGCCGAGACCCCGAGGACATGGAACGCGAGGCCGCCCGGATCCGCGAGCAGGAGGCCGAGCTGGAGGCCGCCCTGGAGGCGGCCGAGCATGCCCTGGAGGACACGGTCGCGCACCGCTCCGAGCTGGAGCGCGAGCTCGTCCAGGAGGAGCGGCGGCTGAAGGACGTCGCCCGCGCCATCGCCGACCGCCGCGAGGGCCTCGCCCGCCTCAGCGGCCAGGTCAACGCGGCCCGTTCGCGCGCCGCCTCCGCCCAGGCCGAGATCGACCGCCTGGCCGCCGCGCGAGACGAGGCCGAGGAGCGGGCGTTCGCCGCGCAGGAGGAGTACGAGGCCCTGAAGGCCGAGGTGGACGGCCTCGACGCGGGCGATGCGGAGCTGGCGGAGCAGCACGACGCGGCCAAGCGGCGGCTCACGGAGGCGGAGGCCGCGCTGACGGCCTCCCGGGAGGCGACCACGGCGGCGGAACGCCGGCGCGCGGCGACGCAGGCCCGCCACGAGGCGCTGGCGATGGGGCTGCGGAGGAAGGACGGGACGGGAGCGCTCCTGGGAGCGAAGGACCGCCTCACCGGCCTGCTGGGCCCGGCAGCGGAACTCCTCACGGTGGCCCCGGGCCACGAGGTCGCGCTGGCGGCGGCGTTCGGAGCGGCGGCGGACGCCCTCGCGGTGACGTCCCCGTCGGCGGCGGCAGAAGCGATCCGCCTGCTGAGGAAGCAGGACGCGGGCCGGGCGTCACTGCTCCTGGCCGGGGCTCCGGAGAGCGTTTCCGGGGGCGCGGGGACCTGTTCGACCAGCCACGACGGACCCGCGGACGCCACCCATCAGCACGCGGCAGATCTGGTCCGCGCCCCCCAGGATCTCCTCCCCGCGGTACGACGCCTGCTCCACGGCATGGTCGTCGTCGGCACCCTCGAGGACGCCGAGGACCTCGTCTACGCCAACCCCCACCTCACCGCCGTCACCGCCGAAGGCGACCTCCTGGGCGCCCACTTCGCCCACGGCGGCTCCGCGGGCGCCCCCAGCCTCCTGGAAGTACAGGCCTCCGTGGACGAGGCGGCGGCCGAACTCGAAGAGCTGGCGATCCGCTGCGAGGAACTCACCGAGGCCCAGCACACAGCCGTGGAGCGGCGCACGGCAGCGGCCGCCCAGGTCGAGGAGCTCGGCGAGCGCCGCCGCGCCGCCGACCGCGAGAAGTCGGCCGTGGCCCAGCAGCTCGGCCGGCTGTCCGGTCAGGCGAAAGGCGCCGCCGGTGAAGCCGAGCGGTCCACGGCGGCGGCCACGCGCGCGCAGGACGCCCTGGAGAAGGCCCTCGAAGAGGTCGAGGAACTCGCCGAACGCCTCGCCGTCGCCGAGGAGATGCCGGTCGAGGAGGAGCCGGACACGTCGGTACGGGACCGTCTCGCCGCCGACGGCGCCAACGCCCGCCAGACCGAGATGGAGGCCCGCCTCCAGGTCCGTACCCACGAGGAGCGGGTCAAGGGACTGGCGGGACGGGCGGACTCCCTCGACCGGGCCGCCCGCGCGGAACGCGAGGCACGCGCGCGTGCCGAGCAGCGGAAGGCGAGGCTGCGGCACGAGGCCGCCGTCGCCGAGGCCGTCGCCTCCGGGGCCCGGCAGCTGCTCGCGCACGTGGAGGTGTCCCTCGCGCGCGCGGACCAGGAGCGGACCGCCGCCGACGCTGCCAAGGCGCTCAGGGAACGGGAGTTGACCGCCGCGCGGAACACCGGCCGCGACCTCAAGGCCGAGCTCGACAAGCTGACCGACTCCGTCCACCGGGGCGAGGTGCTGGGTGCCGAGAAGCGGATGCGGATCGAGCAGCTGGAGACCAAGGCACTGGAGGAGCTGGGGGTCGAACCGGCGGGCCTCGTCGAGGAGTACGGACCCCACCAGCTCGTCCCGCCCTCCCTGCCTGCCGAGGGGGAGGAGCTGCCCGAGGACCCGGAGCATCCGCGCAACCAGCCGAAGCAGTTCCACCGGGCCGAGCAGGAGAAGCGGCTCAAGGCGGCCGAGCGGGCGTACCAGCAGCTCGGCAAGGTCAATCCGCTCGCGCTGGAGGAGTTCGCGGCGCTGGAGGAGCGGCACAAGTTCCTCAGCGAGCAGCTGGAGGACCTGCGGAAGACCCGCGCCGACCTGCTGCAGGTGGTGAAGGAGGTCGACGAGCGCGTCGAGCAGGTCTTCACCGAGGCATACCGGGACACAGCCCGTGAGTTCGAGGGCGTCTTCAGCCGGCTCTTCCCGGGCGGCGAGGGACGGCTGATCCTGACCGACCCCGACAACATGCTCACCACCGGCGTGGACGTCGAGGCGCGGCCGCCGGGCAAGAAGGTCAAGCGGCTCAGCCTGCTCTCCGGTGGCGAGCGGTCTCTCACGGCCGTAGCGTTGCTGGTGTCGATCTTCAAGGCGCGGCCCAGCCCGTTCTACGTCATGGACGAGGTCGAGGCCGCGCTCGACGACACCAACCTCCAGCGGCTGATCCGCATCATGCAGGAGCTGCAGGAGGCCTCGCAGCTCATCGTGATCACGCACCAGAAGCGGACCATGGAGGTCGCGGACGCGCTGTACGGCGTCTCCATGCAGGGCGACGGGGTGTCGAAGGTCATCAGCCAGCGGCTCCGCTAG
- a CDS encoding sugar porter family MFS transporter: MTSTAQAQKSGAGTAHPDHLGHVIFIAAAAAMGGFLFGYDSSVINGAVEAIRDRYDIGSAALAQVIAIALIGCAIGAATAGRIADRIGRIRCMQISAALFTVSAVGSALPFALYDLAFWRIVGGFAIGMASVIGPAYIAEVAPPAYRGRLGSFQQAAIVIGIAISQLVNWGLLNAAGGDQRGKLMGLEAWQVMLGVMVIPAVLYGLLSFAIPESPRFLISVGKRERAREILAEVEGDKIDLTARVAEIEHAMKSEHKSTFKDLLGGSFFFKPIVWVGIGLSVFQQFVGINVAFYYSSTLWQSVGVDPTDSFFYSFTTSIINIVGTVIAMIFVDRIGRRPLALIGSVGMVIGLALEAWAFSFDLVDGKLPAAQGWTALIAAHVFVLFFALSWGVVVWVFLGEMFPNRIRAAALGVAASAQWIANWAITASFPSLADWNLSATYVIYTVFAALSIPFVLKYVKETKGKALEEMG, from the coding sequence GTGACCAGCACAGCCCAGGCGCAGAAGTCAGGAGCCGGAACGGCTCATCCCGATCATCTCGGGCACGTCATCTTCATCGCGGCGGCGGCCGCGATGGGCGGGTTCCTCTTCGGCTACGACAGCTCCGTGATCAACGGCGCCGTCGAGGCCATCCGGGACCGCTACGACATCGGCTCCGCGGCCCTGGCGCAGGTCATCGCCATCGCCCTGATCGGCTGCGCGATCGGCGCGGCGACCGCCGGACGCATCGCGGACCGCATCGGCCGTATCCGCTGCATGCAGATCTCGGCCGCCCTCTTCACGGTCAGCGCCGTCGGTTCGGCGCTGCCCTTCGCGCTGTACGACCTGGCGTTCTGGCGGATCGTCGGCGGCTTCGCCATCGGCATGGCCTCCGTCATCGGCCCCGCCTACATCGCCGAGGTCGCCCCGCCCGCCTACCGCGGCCGTCTCGGGTCCTTCCAGCAGGCCGCGATCGTCATCGGCATCGCCATCTCGCAGCTGGTCAACTGGGGCCTGCTGAACGCGGCCGGCGGCGACCAGCGCGGCAAGCTGATGGGCCTGGAGGCCTGGCAGGTCATGCTCGGCGTCATGGTGATCCCGGCCGTCCTCTACGGTCTGCTCTCCTTCGCGATCCCCGAGTCCCCGCGCTTCCTGATCTCCGTCGGCAAGCGCGAGCGGGCCCGCGAGATCCTCGCCGAGGTCGAGGGCGACAAGATCGACCTCACCGCCCGCGTCGCCGAGATCGAGCACGCGATGAAGAGCGAGCACAAGTCGACCTTCAAGGACCTGCTCGGCGGCTCCTTCTTCTTCAAGCCGATCGTCTGGGTCGGCATCGGCCTGTCGGTCTTCCAGCAGTTCGTCGGCATCAACGTCGCGTTCTACTACTCCTCGACGCTGTGGCAGTCGGTCGGCGTCGACCCGACGGACTCGTTCTTCTACTCCTTCACGACGTCGATCATCAACATCGTCGGCACCGTGATCGCGATGATCTTCGTGGACCGCATCGGCCGCCGCCCGCTCGCCCTGATCGGTTCGGTCGGCATGGTGATCGGTCTCGCGCTGGAGGCCTGGGCGTTCTCCTTCGACCTCGTCGACGGCAAGCTGCCGGCCGCGCAGGGCTGGACCGCGCTGATCGCCGCCCACGTGTTCGTCCTCTTCTTCGCCCTGTCCTGGGGTGTGGTCGTCTGGGTCTTCCTCGGCGAGATGTTCCCGAACCGGATCCGCGCCGCCGCGCTCGGCGTGGCCGCGTCCGCGCAGTGGATCGCCAACTGGGCCATCACCGCGAGCTTCCCGTCGCTGGCCGACTGGAACCTCTCCGCGACCTACGTGATCTACACGGTCTTCGCCGCGCTCTCCATCCCGTTCGTCCTCAAGTACGTCAAGGAGACGAAGGGCAAGGCGCTGGAGGAGATGGGCTGA
- a CDS encoding LLM class flavin-dependent oxidoreductase encodes MPVTVVRFNLVEPGATPASLSARYRAALDMAAYADEHGISTVQTEEHHGVDNNWLPSPFAFAGAVFGATRRIAVTVSAVIGPLHDPLRLAEEIAVLDLQSGGRLVTVAGIGYRPEEYALFDVDWRRRGRLQDELLETLLKAWTGEEFEYRGRTVRVTPRPFTDPHPLLLVGGSSKAAARRAARLGLPFFPSAHLPELEAYYKEQLVEYGTEGWTMMPTAETPLLHIAENPDEVWARHGEHFLHEARTYASWQSGDIRSAVRSAATSVEELRSEGVYRILTPDQCVELGLDNLVLHPLAGGMPVEEGWRSLRLFAERVLPALAG; translated from the coding sequence ATGCCCGTCACGGTCGTCCGTTTCAACCTCGTCGAGCCCGGCGCGACGCCCGCCTCCCTCAGCGCCCGCTACCGGGCTGCCCTGGACATGGCCGCGTACGCCGACGAGCACGGGATCAGCACCGTGCAGACCGAGGAGCACCACGGCGTCGACAACAACTGGCTGCCGTCGCCCTTCGCCTTCGCGGGCGCGGTCTTCGGCGCGACGCGCAGGATCGCGGTCACCGTCTCCGCGGTGATCGGCCCGCTGCACGACCCGCTCCGCCTGGCCGAGGAGATCGCCGTACTGGATCTGCAGAGCGGCGGCCGGCTGGTGACGGTCGCCGGGATCGGGTACCGGCCCGAGGAGTACGCCCTGTTCGACGTGGACTGGCGGCGGCGCGGCCGACTGCAGGACGAGCTCCTGGAGACCCTGCTCAAAGCCTGGACCGGCGAGGAGTTCGAGTACCGCGGCCGAACGGTACGGGTCACCCCGCGCCCCTTCACCGATCCGCACCCCCTCCTCCTGGTCGGCGGCTCCTCCAAGGCCGCGGCTCGCCGGGCCGCCCGCCTGGGTCTGCCGTTCTTCCCCAGCGCGCATCTGCCGGAGCTGGAGGCGTACTACAAGGAGCAGCTCGTCGAGTACGGCACCGAGGGCTGGACCATGATGCCGACCGCCGAGACCCCCCTGCTGCACATCGCCGAGAACCCGGACGAGGTGTGGGCACGGCACGGAGAGCACTTCCTGCACGAGGCCCGCACGTACGCCTCCTGGCAGTCCGGCGACATCCGCTCGGCGGTCCGGTCGGCGGCGACCAGTGTGGAGGAACTCCGGTCGGAGGGCGTGTACCGGATCCTCACGCCGGACCAGTGCGTGGAGCTGGGACTCGACAACCTCGTCCTGCATCCGCTGGCGGGCGGGATGCCGGTGGAGGAGGGGTGGCGGAGCCTGCGGCTGTTCGCGGAACGGGTGCTCCCGGCACTGGCCGGCTGA